One stretch of Streptomyces sp. MMBL 11-1 DNA includes these proteins:
- a CDS encoding 6-phospho-beta-glucosidase: MKLTILGGGGFRVPLVYGALLGDHAEGRVSRVTLYDTDADRLTAVARVLAEQGRGIADAPAVVATTELDEALRGADFVFSAIRVGGLAGRAADERVALDEGVLGQETVGAGGIAYGLRTVPVALDLARRIARLAPQAWVINFTNPAGLVTEAMSRHLGDRVIGICDSPVGLGRRVARVLGADPDRAWIDYAGLNHLGWVRGLYVDGRDELPRLLADPKLLESFEEGRLFGAELLRSLGAIPNEYLHYYYFNREAVAAYQEAEQTRGAFLRDQQEGFYARMREPGTPALATWDRTRAEREATYMAENRDVAGAGEREESDLESGGYEQVALALMRAVARNERTCLILNVRNRTALSALDADAVVEVPCLVDANGAHPVAVSPLPDHAVGLVSAVKAVERAVLEAVEGRCRAAAARAFALHPLIDSVAVARRLLDRYTEVHPGLAYLAGP; the protein is encoded by the coding sequence GTGAAGCTGACAATTCTTGGCGGTGGCGGATTCCGGGTGCCTCTCGTGTACGGGGCCCTCCTCGGCGATCACGCCGAGGGCCGCGTCTCCCGGGTCACGCTGTACGACACCGACGCCGACCGGCTCACCGCCGTCGCCCGCGTCCTCGCGGAACAGGGGAGGGGCATCGCGGACGCCCCCGCCGTCGTCGCCACCACGGAACTCGACGAGGCGTTGCGCGGAGCCGACTTCGTCTTCTCCGCCATCCGGGTCGGCGGGCTGGCCGGACGCGCCGCCGACGAGCGGGTGGCCCTCGACGAAGGCGTCCTCGGCCAGGAGACCGTCGGCGCCGGCGGCATCGCGTACGGACTGCGCACCGTTCCCGTCGCCCTCGACCTCGCCCGCCGCATCGCCCGGCTCGCCCCGCAGGCCTGGGTCATCAACTTCACCAACCCCGCGGGCCTCGTCACCGAGGCGATGTCCCGGCACCTGGGCGACCGGGTCATCGGGATCTGCGACTCGCCGGTCGGACTGGGGCGGCGCGTCGCCCGCGTCCTGGGCGCCGACCCGGACCGGGCCTGGATCGACTACGCCGGGCTCAACCACCTCGGGTGGGTACGGGGGCTGTACGTGGACGGGCGGGACGAACTGCCCCGGCTGCTCGCCGACCCGAAGCTGCTGGAGTCCTTCGAGGAAGGCCGCCTCTTCGGCGCGGAACTGCTCCGGTCGCTGGGCGCGATCCCCAACGAATACCTGCACTACTACTACTTCAACCGGGAAGCCGTCGCCGCCTACCAGGAGGCCGAACAGACCCGGGGCGCCTTCCTCCGGGATCAGCAGGAGGGCTTCTACGCCCGGATGCGGGAGCCCGGAACCCCCGCCCTGGCCACCTGGGACCGCACCCGCGCCGAACGTGAGGCGACGTACATGGCGGAGAACCGCGATGTAGCCGGGGCGGGGGAGCGGGAGGAGAGCGACCTGGAGTCCGGCGGCTACGAACAGGTCGCGCTCGCCCTGATGCGGGCCGTCGCCCGCAACGAGCGCACCTGTCTGATCCTCAACGTCCGCAACCGCACCGCCCTTTCGGCGCTGGACGCGGACGCCGTCGTCGAGGTGCCCTGTCTCGTCGATGCCAACGGGGCCCACCCGGTGGCCGTCTCGCCCCTCCCGGACCACGCGGTCGGCCTCGTCAGCGCGGTGAAGGCCGTGGAGCGGGCGGTGCTGGAGGCGGTGGAGGGCCGGTGCCGCGCGGCTGCCGCCCGGGCGTTCGCGCTGCACCCGCTGATCGACTCCGTGGCAGTGGCCCGGCGGCTGCTCGACAGGTACACCGAAGTCCACCCGGGGCTCGCCTACCTCGCCGGGCCCTGA
- a CDS encoding SRPBCC family protein gives MSKIEESVEVAVPVRTAYDQWTQFEEFPQFMDAVERIEQRTPTLTHWETKVDGVTRKFDAEITEQIPDERVAWSTVAGEVRQAGVVTFHRLDDTHTKVMLQLDHDPQGIADTVGDKLGFVRRQAKGDLKNFKEFIEARGTATGAWRGTA, from the coding sequence ATGTCGAAGATCGAGGAGTCCGTAGAGGTCGCCGTTCCGGTGCGCACGGCCTATGACCAGTGGACGCAGTTCGAGGAGTTCCCGCAGTTCATGGACGCGGTGGAACGCATCGAACAACGCACGCCCACCCTGACCCACTGGGAGACCAAGGTCGACGGGGTGACCCGGAAGTTCGACGCGGAGATCACCGAGCAGATCCCCGACGAACGGGTCGCCTGGTCCACGGTGGCGGGCGAGGTCCGCCAGGCCGGAGTCGTCACCTTCCACCGCCTGGACGACACGCACACCAAGGTCATGCTGCAGCTCGACCACGACCCGCAGGGCATCGCCGACACGGTGGGCGACAAACTCGGATTCGTCCGCCGCCAGGCCAAGGGCGACCTGAAGAACTTCAAGGAGTTCATCGAGGCCCGCGGCACCGCGACCGGCGCCTGGCGGGGCACGGCCTGA
- a CDS encoding ATP-binding protein: protein MAPGSALIPRLMDLSPGTDTLRHCFALPAHPESVARARELTRTRLDAWKLGRDACDAAVLIVSELVTNAVVHTASTQVVCELSRLGRRLRIAVQDQGHQPGGPRLRRSSDDEHGRGLLLVDAMSSAWGSYDAGYASGRIVWAELPHDAEQLSGPEQPC, encoded by the coding sequence GTGGCACCTGGCAGTGCGCTCATCCCCCGGCTCATGGATCTCAGCCCCGGGACGGATACGCTCCGTCACTGCTTCGCGCTGCCGGCGCACCCCGAGTCGGTGGCCCGCGCGCGCGAGCTGACGCGCACCCGGCTGGACGCCTGGAAGCTGGGGCGCGACGCCTGTGACGCGGCCGTCCTCATCGTCTCCGAGCTGGTGACCAACGCCGTCGTGCACACCGCGAGCACCCAGGTGGTGTGCGAGCTGAGCCGGTTGGGCAGACGACTGCGGATAGCCGTGCAGGACCAAGGGCACCAGCCCGGCGGCCCGCGGCTGCGCCGCTCGTCCGACGACGAGCACGGCCGTGGTCTGCTCCTCGTCGACGCGATGAGCAGCGCCTGGGGTTCGTACGACGCCGGGTACGCCTCCGGGCGCATCGTCTGGGCGGAGCTGCCGCACGACGCCGAGCAGCTGTCCGGCCCGGAGCAGCCATGCTGA